In the genome of Streptomyces sp. Tu 3180, the window ATCCGTGACCGGTGGCCGGTGACCGGTGACCGGTGACCGGTGGCGAAGGCGGTGCGGCCGGTGAGGCCGTACGGGGCGGGGCGGAGATCCCTGCGAGCGGACCTGTCCGGGATCGTCGGCCCGAGCCGGATGCGGGTTCGGCGGTGCGGTGGGGCCAGCGGTGCGGCGGGCCGGCCGCCTAGGGCACGGCGGTGCGGCGTGACCGGATCGGTGCGGGGGCCGGGCCCGGCTGGCAGGTGGGGCACCAGTAGGTGGGGCGCTCGCGGGAGCCGTCGCCCTGCTCGGCGAGACGGACCGGAGTACGGCAGCGCAGGCAGGGGCGGGACGCGCGGCCGTACACGAACAGGTCCTGGCCGCGGAGGCCCGTCGTGTTGCGGACCGGGCGCTCGCGGTTGAACTCCAGCAGCTGCTTGGCGAGCCCGGGCAGCTTCGCGGCGCGCTCGGCGGGCAGTTCGCCCACGGGGAGCCAGGGGGTGACGCCGAGCAGGAAGCAGAGCTCGCTCTTGAAGACGTTGCCGACGCCGGCGAGGTTGCGCTGGTCCAGCAGGGCCTCGCCGAGGGGACGGGCCGGGTCCTTCAGGAGGTTGGCCAGCGCCCGGTCCGGGTCCCAGTCCGGGCCGAGGAGATCGGGTCCGAGCCGGCCG includes:
- a CDS encoding DNA-formamidopyrimidine glycosylase family protein; its protein translation is MPEGDTVWQAARRLHDALAGSVLTRSDLRVPRYATADLTGRTVLDVTPRGKHLLTRVEGGLTLHSHLRMDGSWRVYADGQRWNGGPAHQIRAILGTADRTAVGYRLPVLELLRTRDEDRAVGRLGPDLLGPDWDPDRALANLLKDPARPLGEALLDQRNLAGVGNVFKSELCFLLGVTPWLPVGELPAERAAKLPGLAKQLLEFNRERPVRNTTGLRGQDLFVYGRASRPCLRCRTPVRLAEQGDGSRERPTYWCPTCQPGPAPAPIRSRRTAVP